The Pseudomonas eucalypticola genome has a window encoding:
- a CDS encoding ABC transporter permease → MHSDKASWGLRLAAWGGLVFLHFPILIIFLYAFNTEDAAFSFPPQGFTLKWFSVAFARTDVLEAIKLSLQVACVATLIAIVLGTLASAALYRRDFFGKDGISLMLILPIALPGIITGIALLAAFKRLGIEPGMFTIIVGHATFCVVIVYNNVIARLRRTSHSLIEASMDLGADGWQTFRYIILPNLGSALLAGGMLAFALSFDEIIVTTFTAGHERTLPIWLLNQLSRPRDVPVTNVVAMLVMLVTMLPILGAYDLTRGGESVAGSGGK, encoded by the coding sequence ATGCACTCTGACAAAGCCTCCTGGGGCCTGCGCCTCGCCGCCTGGGGCGGACTGGTATTCCTGCACTTCCCCATCCTGATCATCTTCCTGTACGCCTTCAACACCGAAGACGCGGCCTTCAGCTTTCCGCCCCAGGGCTTCACCCTGAAGTGGTTCAGCGTGGCCTTCGCCCGCACCGACGTGCTGGAGGCCATCAAGCTGTCGCTGCAGGTGGCGTGCGTGGCGACGCTGATCGCCATCGTGCTCGGCACCCTGGCGTCGGCGGCGCTGTACCGGCGTGACTTCTTCGGCAAGGACGGTATCTCGCTGATGCTGATCCTGCCCATCGCCCTGCCCGGCATCATCACCGGTATCGCTTTGCTGGCCGCGTTCAAGCGCCTGGGCATCGAACCGGGCATGTTCACCATCATCGTCGGCCACGCCACGTTCTGCGTGGTGATCGTCTACAACAACGTCATCGCCCGCCTGCGCCGCACCTCCCACAGCCTGATCGAGGCGTCCATGGACCTGGGCGCCGACGGCTGGCAGACCTTTCGCTACATCATCCTGCCCAACCTGGGCTCGGCGCTGCTGGCCGGCGGCATGCTGGCGTTCGCGCTGTCATTCGACGAGATCATCGTCACCACCTTCACCGCCGGCCACGAGCGCACGCTGCCCATCTGGTTGCTCAACCAGCTCAGCCGCCCGCGCGACGTACCGGTGACCAACGTGGTCGCCATGCTGGTGATGCTGGTGACCATGCTGCCCATCCTGGGCGCCTACGACCTGACACGCGGCGGTGAAAGCGTGGCCGGCAGCGGCGGCAAATAA
- a CDS encoding ABC transporter permease: protein MSLVLEKPAPTVDVPPLRRLWTLLYRKPNLYLSLLLVPPLLWFGAIYLGSLLNLLWQGFYTFDDFSMTVTPDLTLANFAALFNPSNFDIIQRTLGMAVAVSIASAVVAFPIAYYMARYTQGKTKAFFYIAVMMPMWASYIVKAYAWTLLLAKGGVAQWFVQHLGLGPVLQAVLGLPGIGGSTLSTSTLGRFLVFVYIWLPFMILPIQASLERLPPSLLQASADLGATPRQTFLQVVLPLSVPGIAAGSIFTFSLTLGDFIVPQLIGPPGYFIGSMVYAQQGAIGNMPMAAAFTLVPIVLIAVYLSIVKRLGAFDAL from the coding sequence ATGAGCCTGGTCTTGGAAAAACCTGCACCAACGGTGGACGTACCGCCCCTGCGGCGGCTGTGGACCCTACTGTATCGCAAGCCCAACTTGTACCTGTCATTGCTGCTGGTGCCGCCGCTGCTGTGGTTCGGCGCCATTTACCTGGGCTCGTTGCTGAACCTGCTGTGGCAGGGCTTCTACACCTTCGACGACTTCAGCATGACGGTCACCCCTGACCTGACCCTGGCCAACTTCGCCGCGCTGTTCAACCCGTCGAACTTCGACATCATCCAGCGCACCCTGGGCATGGCCGTGGCGGTGTCCATCGCCAGCGCCGTGGTGGCCTTCCCCATCGCCTACTACATGGCGCGCTACACCCAGGGCAAGACCAAGGCGTTTTTCTACATCGCGGTGATGATGCCCATGTGGGCCAGCTACATCGTCAAGGCCTACGCCTGGACCCTGCTGCTGGCCAAGGGTGGCGTGGCCCAGTGGTTTGTCCAGCACCTGGGGCTGGGGCCGGTTCTGCAAGCCGTGCTGGGATTGCCAGGCATTGGCGGCAGCACATTGTCCACGTCGACCCTGGGGCGTTTCCTGGTGTTCGTGTACATCTGGCTGCCGTTCATGATCCTGCCGATCCAGGCGTCCCTGGAACGCTTGCCGCCCTCGCTGCTGCAAGCCTCCGCGGACTTGGGCGCGACACCGCGCCAGACCTTCCTGCAAGTGGTGCTGCCGCTGTCGGTACCCGGCATCGCGGCGGGTTCCATCTTCACCTTCTCGCTGACGCTGGGCGACTTCATCGTGCCGCAACTGATCGGCCCGCCCGGCTACTTCATCGGCAGCATGGTCTACGCCCAGCAAGGGGCCATCGGCAACATGCCCATGGCCGCGGCGTTCACCCTGGTGCCCATCGTGCTGATCGCGGTGTACCTGTCCATCGTCAAACGCCTGGGGGCCTTCGATGCACTCTGA
- a CDS encoding ABC transporter ATP-binding protein has product MTLAVQFTQVSRVFGEVKAVDRVSIDIQDGEFFSMLGPSGSGKTTCLRLIAGFEQPSAGSIRIHGAEAAGLPPYQRDVNTVFQDYALFPHMNVRDNVAYGLKVKGVGKQERLARAEEALNMVALGGYGERKPVQLSGGQRQRVALARALVNRPRVLLLDEPLGALDLKLREQMQGELKKLQRQLGITFIFVTHDQTEALSMSDRVAVFNKGRIEQVDSPRNLYMKPATTFVAEFVGTSNVLRGETARQLTGSELPFSIRPEHIRFGEVATPHEIQVNGLLHDIQYQGSSTRYELKLDNGQLIAISQANNQWQEPSIVLQPGQRLNARWARDAMTVLRETEGL; this is encoded by the coding sequence ATGACGCTTGCAGTCCAGTTCACCCAGGTTTCCCGCGTGTTCGGCGAGGTGAAGGCCGTTGACCGGGTTTCTATCGATATCCAGGACGGCGAGTTCTTTTCCATGCTCGGCCCGTCCGGCTCGGGCAAGACCACGTGCCTGCGCCTGATCGCCGGGTTCGAGCAGCCCAGCGCCGGCTCGATCCGCATTCATGGCGCCGAGGCGGCCGGGTTGCCGCCCTACCAGCGTGACGTGAACACCGTGTTCCAGGATTACGCGCTGTTCCCCCACATGAACGTGCGTGACAACGTGGCCTACGGCCTGAAAGTGAAGGGTGTGGGCAAGCAGGAACGCCTGGCCCGGGCCGAGGAGGCGCTGAACATGGTCGCCCTGGGCGGCTACGGCGAGCGCAAGCCGGTACAACTGTCGGGCGGCCAGCGCCAGCGCGTGGCCCTGGCCCGGGCGCTGGTCAACCGTCCTCGCGTGTTGCTGCTTGATGAACCCTTGGGGGCCCTGGACCTGAAACTGCGCGAGCAGATGCAGGGCGAGCTGAAGAAACTCCAGCGCCAGCTGGGCATCACCTTCATTTTCGTCACCCACGACCAGACTGAAGCCCTTTCCATGTCCGACCGGGTGGCGGTGTTCAACAAAGGCCGCATCGAGCAGGTCGACAGCCCGCGCAACCTGTACATGAAACCGGCCACCACCTTCGTCGCCGAGTTCGTCGGCACCTCCAACGTGCTGCGCGGCGAGACGGCGCGGCAGCTGACCGGCAGCGAGTTGCCCTTCTCCATCCGCCCGGAGCACATCCGCTTCGGTGAAGTGGCCACGCCCCATGAAATACAGGTCAACGGCCTGCTGCATGACATTCAGTACCAGGGCAGTTCGACCCGCTACGAACTCAAGCTGGACAACGGCCAGCTCATCGCCATCAGCCAGGCCAACAACCAGTGGCAGGAACCGAGCATCGTCCTGCAACCCGGCCAGCGCCTGAATGCGCGCTGGGCCCGGGACGCCATGACCGTGCTGCGTGAAACCGAGGGCCTGTGA
- the ydcS gene encoding putative ABC transporter substrate-binding protein YdcS translates to MHQHKTALLSALTTALLASASLQAAEPLKAVGAGEGQLDIVAWPGYIERGESDKNYDWVTGFEKETGCKVNVKTAATSDEMVSLMAKGGYDLVTASGDASLRLVAGKRVQPINTALIPNWKNLDPRLKDGPWYVVNGQTYGTPYQWGPNVLLYNTNTFKTAPTSWGVVFDAQNLPDGKPNKGRVQAYDGPIYIADAALYLKSAKPALGIQNPYELTETQYKAVLDLLRAQHALVHRYWHDATVQMSDVKNEGVVASSSWGYMVNGLKADNQPVASTIPKEGATGWADTTMLHAEAAHPNCAYKWMDWSLQPKVQGDVAAWFGSLPAVPAACQGSELLGAEGCKTNGFDQFDKIAFWKTPQAEGGKFVPYSRWTQDYIAIMGGR, encoded by the coding sequence ATGCACCAGCACAAGACCGCATTGCTCAGCGCCTTGACCACCGCCTTGCTGGCCAGCGCCAGCCTGCAGGCCGCCGAACCGCTCAAGGCGGTGGGTGCCGGTGAGGGGCAGCTGGATATCGTTGCCTGGCCGGGCTATATCGAACGGGGCGAAAGCGACAAAAACTACGACTGGGTGACCGGTTTCGAGAAAGAGACCGGGTGCAAGGTCAACGTCAAGACCGCGGCCACCTCCGACGAGATGGTCAGCCTGATGGCCAAGGGTGGTTACGACCTGGTGACCGCCTCGGGCGATGCTTCCCTGCGGCTGGTGGCCGGCAAGCGCGTACAGCCGATCAACACGGCGCTGATCCCCAACTGGAAGAACCTCGACCCGCGCCTCAAAGATGGCCCCTGGTACGTGGTCAATGGCCAGACCTACGGCACCCCTTACCAATGGGGCCCCAATGTTCTGCTGTACAACACCAACACCTTCAAGACCGCGCCCACCAGCTGGGGCGTGGTGTTCGACGCGCAGAACCTGCCCGACGGCAAGCCCAACAAGGGCCGCGTACAGGCCTATGACGGGCCGATCTACATCGCTGACGCGGCGCTGTACCTCAAGAGCGCCAAGCCCGCGCTGGGCATCCAGAACCCCTACGAATTGACCGAAACCCAGTACAAGGCCGTGCTCGACCTGCTGCGGGCCCAGCACGCTCTGGTGCACCGCTACTGGCATGACGCGACCGTGCAGATGAGCGACGTCAAGAACGAGGGCGTAGTAGCGTCCAGCTCCTGGGGCTACATGGTCAACGGCCTGAAAGCCGACAACCAGCCCGTGGCCTCGACCATTCCCAAAGAGGGCGCCACCGGCTGGGCCGACACCACCATGCTGCACGCCGAAGCGGCGCACCCCAACTGCGCCTACAAGTGGATGGACTGGTCGCTGCAGCCCAAGGTGCAGGGCGACGTGGCCGCCTGGTTCGGCTCGTTGCCAGCGGTACCGGCCGCCTGCCAGGGCAGCGAACTGCTGGGGGCCGAAGGTTGCAAGACCAACGGCTTCGACCAGTTCGACAAGATCGCCTTCTGGAAAACCCCGCAGGCCGAGGGCGGCAAGTTCGTGCCGTACAGCCGCTGGACCCAGGACTACATCGCGATCATGGGCGGCCGCTGA
- a CDS encoding LysR family transcriptional regulator, with product MMTLRQIRHFIAVAETGSISAAAQAVFISQSTLTLAIQQLEQEIGVTLFNRHAKGMTLTHQGHQFLRQAHLILATVDNAKRSLQQSTDQVAGQLVIGVTSLVAGYYLADLLTRFQRAYPNVELRVMEDERPYIEHLLVSGEIDVGVLILSNLEDRHALQTEVLTHSPHRLWLPAQHPLLEHDSINLADVAREPLIQLNVDEMDHNAQRIWTGAGLTPRISLRTASTEAVRSLVAAGLGVSIQPDMTYRPWSLEGDIIEARPLADLTQTLDVGLAWRRGTARPALVDPFLTVAREQPHNGRRVSI from the coding sequence ATGATGACCTTGCGCCAGATCCGCCACTTCATTGCCGTGGCCGAGACCGGTTCGATCTCGGCCGCCGCCCAGGCGGTGTTCATTTCCCAGTCGACCCTGACCCTGGCCATCCAGCAACTGGAACAGGAAATCGGCGTGACCCTGTTCAACCGCCACGCCAAGGGCATGACCCTGACCCACCAGGGCCACCAGTTCCTGCGCCAGGCGCACCTGATCCTGGCCACCGTGGACAACGCCAAGCGCAGCCTGCAACAGAGCACCGACCAGGTGGCGGGCCAATTGGTGATCGGCGTGACCAGCCTGGTCGCCGGGTATTACCTGGCCGACCTGCTGACGCGCTTCCAGCGCGCCTACCCCAACGTCGAGCTGCGGGTGATGGAAGACGAGCGCCCCTACATCGAGCACCTGCTGGTGAGCGGCGAGATCGACGTGGGGGTGCTGATCCTCTCCAACCTGGAGGACCGCCACGCGTTGCAGACCGAAGTGCTGACCCACTCGCCCCATCGCCTGTGGCTGCCGGCCCAGCACCCGTTGCTGGAGCACGACAGCATCAACCTGGCCGACGTGGCCCGCGAACCGCTGATCCAGCTGAACGTCGACGAGATGGACCACAACGCCCAGCGCATCTGGACCGGCGCGGGCCTGACACCGCGCATCAGCCTGCGCACCGCCTCCACCGAGGCCGTGCGCAGCCTGGTGGCGGCGGGCTTGGGCGTATCCATCCAGCCCGACATGACCTACCGCCCCTGGTCGCTGGAAGGCGACATTATCGAGGCGCGCCCCCTGGCCGACCTGACCCAGACCCTGGACGTGGGCCTGGCCTGGCGCCGTGGCACGGCGCGGCCGGCCCTGGTGGACCCGTTCCTGACCGTAGCCCGTGAACAACCCCACAACGGCCGCAGGGTATCGATTTAA
- a CDS encoding arsenic transporter yields MPFTTSQLIIWGVAILATLGILLRPWRSPEYAWAAGAAVLLTATGVIPWPDALRAVGKGGDVYLFLIGMMVLAELARQKGLFDWLAMYAARHAKGSSQRLFDLVFLVGTLVTVLLSNDATAVVLTPAVYAAARAARAEPLPYLFVCAFIANAASFVLPISNPANLVVFGSHMPPLLTWLWHFTLPSLAAIGMTYGVLRFTQRHALRQPLAREFDVQPLNTSARLTAWGIGLTAVVLLLASALDAQLGLPTFCAGLTTLLGVHLLERSSPVPVLRHVAWGVLPLVAGLFVLVAGLTQTGVTAHLAHALADLAQRAPVQASWVGGVLVGIASNLINNLPAGLIAGSMNHIAPLPTQATAALLIGVDLGPNLSVTGSLATLLWLIAVRREGGHVSALGFLRLGALVMPPALLAALALLTAVPT; encoded by the coding sequence ATGCCCTTCACCACAAGCCAATTGATTATCTGGGGGGTGGCGATACTCGCTACCCTGGGCATTCTGCTGCGCCCGTGGCGCTCGCCTGAGTATGCCTGGGCGGCCGGTGCCGCGGTGCTGCTGACGGCCACCGGGGTGATTCCCTGGCCGGACGCCCTGCGCGCGGTGGGCAAGGGCGGTGATGTCTATCTGTTCCTCATCGGCATGATGGTGCTGGCTGAACTGGCGAGGCAAAAAGGCCTGTTCGATTGGCTGGCGATGTATGCGGCGCGGCATGCCAAGGGCTCCAGCCAGCGTCTGTTCGACCTGGTGTTCCTGGTGGGCACGCTGGTGACCGTGCTGCTGTCCAACGACGCCACGGCGGTGGTGCTGACCCCGGCAGTGTATGCCGCCGCCCGCGCGGCCCGCGCCGAGCCACTGCCGTATCTGTTCGTGTGCGCCTTCATTGCCAACGCCGCCAGCTTCGTGCTGCCCATTTCCAACCCGGCCAACCTGGTGGTATTCGGCAGCCACATGCCGCCATTGCTGACCTGGCTGTGGCATTTCACTCTGCCCTCACTCGCCGCCATCGGCATGACCTATGGGGTGCTGCGCTTCACCCAGCGACATGCGCTGCGCCAACCCTTGGCCCGCGAATTCGACGTACAGCCCCTGAATACCAGCGCCCGCCTCACCGCCTGGGGCATCGGCCTGACTGCCGTGGTGTTGCTGCTGGCATCGGCATTGGACGCGCAGTTGGGGCTGCCAACGTTCTGCGCCGGCCTGACGACCTTGCTGGGCGTGCACCTGCTGGAGCGCAGCAGCCCGGTGCCGGTGCTGCGCCATGTGGCCTGGGGGGTATTGCCCCTGGTGGCGGGGTTGTTCGTGCTGGTCGCCGGCCTGACCCAGACTGGCGTGACCGCCCACCTCGCCCACGCCCTGGCCGACCTGGCGCAGCGGGCACCCGTGCAGGCGAGCTGGGTGGGAGGAGTGCTGGTGGGCATCGCCAGCAACCTGATCAACAACCTGCCCGCGGGGCTGATCGCCGGGTCCATGAACCATATCGCGCCGCTGCCCACCCAGGCCACCGCGGCGCTGCTGATTGGCGTGGACCTGGGGCCGAACCTGTCGGTCACGGGGTCCTTGGCGACGTTGCTGTGGTTGATCGCGGTGCGGCGCGAGGGCGGCCATGTCAGTGCCCTGGGCTTCCTGCGCCTCGGCGCGCTAGTCATGCCACCTGCCCTGCTGGCGGCTTTGGCGCTGCTGACGGCCGTGCCCACCTGA
- a CDS encoding MFS transporter — protein sequence MSIPSSRRNGLALDALNFFLADVRDGLGPYLAIYLLAVHQWNAAQIGWVMTLAGLAGLVAQTPAGALVDGTVAKRAVVTVAALLVTGSCLVLPWTASFTAVAMTQALSAVAASAFAPAIAAISLGLMGPRAFTRRTGRNESFNHAGNAVAALLAGGLAFWLGPVAVFYLMAFMALASVLAVWQVDPAAIDHAQARGLDDPADQHRAQPSAIDVLLGNRPLLLLALCCALFHLANAAMLPLVSQKLSLQDLTLATPLTSACIIAAQLVMVPMAWLVGARADQWGRKPLLLAGFLILPVRGVLYTLSDDPYWLVAIQMLDGIGAGLFGALLPLMVKDLTQGTGHFNVSLGAVTTAFGLGAALSGSLAGTVVQWAGYSAGFLTLAGVAAVALLLLWLKMPETLQPATRVSPALLARAR from the coding sequence TTGTCCATCCCTTCGTCCCGTCGTAACGGCTTGGCGCTGGACGCGCTGAACTTCTTTCTGGCTGACGTGCGCGACGGCCTGGGCCCCTACCTCGCCATCTACCTGTTGGCGGTGCACCAATGGAACGCCGCGCAGATCGGCTGGGTGATGACCCTGGCAGGCCTGGCCGGGCTGGTGGCGCAGACGCCCGCTGGCGCGCTGGTGGACGGCACCGTCGCCAAGCGTGCGGTCGTGACGGTGGCGGCGCTGCTGGTGACGGGCAGTTGCCTGGTGCTGCCCTGGACCGCTTCGTTCACCGCCGTGGCCATGACCCAGGCCCTCAGCGCCGTGGCAGCGTCGGCCTTCGCACCGGCCATTGCCGCGATTTCCCTGGGGCTGATGGGGCCACGGGCGTTTACCCGGCGTACCGGCCGCAACGAAAGCTTCAACCATGCCGGCAACGCCGTGGCAGCGTTGCTGGCCGGGGGGTTGGCGTTCTGGCTGGGCCCGGTGGCCGTGTTCTACCTGATGGCCTTCATGGCCCTGGCCAGTGTGCTGGCGGTGTGGCAGGTGGACCCCGCCGCCATTGACCATGCCCAGGCCCGCGGGCTGGACGACCCGGCGGATCAGCACCGTGCCCAACCCTCGGCGATCGATGTGTTGCTGGGTAACCGCCCCCTGTTGTTGCTAGCCCTGTGTTGTGCCCTGTTCCACCTGGCCAACGCCGCCATGCTACCGCTGGTGAGCCAGAAGCTTTCGCTGCAGGACCTGACACTCGCCACCCCGTTGACCTCTGCCTGCATCATCGCTGCACAGCTCGTGATGGTTCCCATGGCCTGGCTGGTGGGTGCTCGCGCTGACCAGTGGGGGCGCAAGCCGTTGCTGCTGGCCGGTTTCCTGATTCTGCCGGTGCGCGGGGTGCTGTATACCCTGTCCGATGACCCGTATTGGCTGGTGGCTATCCAGATGCTAGACGGCATCGGTGCCGGCCTGTTCGGCGCGCTGTTGCCCTTGATGGTCAAGGACCTGACCCAGGGCACCGGCCACTTCAACGTCAGCCTCGGCGCGGTGACCACAGCCTTCGGGCTGGGTGCCGCGCTAAGCGGCAGTCTGGCCGGCACCGTGGTGCAGTGGGCTGGCTACAGCGCAGGTTTTCTGACCCTGGCTGGCGTCGCGGCCGTGGCGCTGCTATTGCTGTGGTTGAAGATGCCGGAGACACTGCAGCCCGCTACCCGGGTTTCCCCCGCCCTCCTTGCCCGAGCCCGCTGA
- a CDS encoding AAA family ATPase: MYIRSLSVRNLKRLRDLTLDFTDAQGNPRMWTVIIGENGTGKTSILQAIALASAGKLRVNDLASTAFAHLVDRRHKHKQPLSIRAQFSFTPSSLADRKCHPLYEGTLPLDLRLTSQVSLDPKETSIRADAWYGVDEEQPGGAQDPLDQARAKESHLWFVIGYGVHRTLPESGRVSVLSRPSVDRMKPLFGPEYPLTSTSFLGHYGSRSAKARVYSTVLKKAIINTGVLPHDIANLEMRGYGGVSKAADLLDRDRFLQAMGSEKVKIPAVALAHGYQSTIAWIADLVGHILLEAKGDLHPEDFEGLVLIDEIDLYLHPTWQARLIPALRKTFPKLQFVATTHSPVVLATLAPDEVIRVQADAATGDVHRIAPDAETGIWEEVEDEPCALTQPDPRTMTGTEMYQEYFGLDRLTLNEHGEQLRSYTALATNPYRTPYQQEKMEKLKLQLTTALVADLVEPVAVDPGQNSHD; the protein is encoded by the coding sequence ATGTATATCCGTTCCCTGAGCGTCAGAAATCTCAAGCGCCTTCGCGACCTGACACTGGACTTCACCGACGCCCAAGGCAACCCTAGGATGTGGACTGTCATCATCGGCGAAAATGGGACCGGCAAAACCAGTATCTTGCAGGCAATCGCGTTGGCTTCGGCTGGAAAGCTGCGTGTCAACGACCTTGCCAGTACCGCGTTTGCTCATCTGGTGGACCGGCGGCACAAGCATAAACAACCGCTGAGCATACGGGCCCAATTCAGCTTCACCCCTTCATCGTTGGCAGACCGCAAGTGTCACCCTCTGTATGAGGGTACGTTGCCGCTCGACTTGAGGCTGACTTCGCAGGTCAGCCTCGACCCCAAGGAAACGTCCATCCGCGCCGATGCCTGGTATGGCGTCGATGAGGAGCAGCCTGGAGGCGCTCAAGATCCCCTGGATCAGGCCCGGGCAAAAGAATCTCATCTGTGGTTCGTGATTGGGTATGGCGTACACCGCACCCTCCCCGAGTCTGGCCGGGTATCAGTGCTGTCGCGGCCGTCGGTAGACAGAATGAAACCACTGTTCGGCCCGGAGTACCCACTGACCAGTACCAGCTTCCTCGGGCACTACGGCAGTCGCTCGGCAAAAGCCAGGGTTTATTCAACTGTACTGAAGAAGGCCATAATCAACACGGGTGTCCTACCCCACGATATCGCGAATCTGGAAATGCGGGGTTATGGCGGGGTTTCGAAAGCTGCTGACCTGCTCGATCGCGATCGATTCCTTCAGGCCATGGGATCTGAAAAAGTAAAGATTCCGGCTGTTGCGTTGGCGCACGGTTACCAGTCGACAATCGCCTGGATCGCCGACTTGGTTGGCCACATTTTGTTGGAGGCGAAGGGTGATCTTCATCCAGAGGACTTTGAAGGGCTTGTGCTGATTGATGAGATCGACTTGTACTTGCACCCCACGTGGCAGGCTCGCCTGATACCTGCACTACGCAAAACCTTTCCCAAACTACAGTTTGTCGCGACGACTCATAGCCCGGTCGTGCTGGCAACATTGGCACCTGATGAGGTCATTCGGGTACAGGCTGACGCCGCCACCGGAGACGTGCACCGAATTGCGCCAGACGCTGAAACAGGGATATGGGAGGAGGTCGAGGATGAGCCGTGCGCGCTGACCCAGCCCGATCCCCGCACAATGACGGGGACCGAAATGTATCAGGAGTATTTCGGTTTGGACCGCCTCACACTCAACGAGCACGGTGAGCAACTGCGCAGCTATACCGCACTCGCGACAAACCCTTACCGCACGCCCTACCAACAGGAAAAGATGGAGAAGCTCAAACTGCAACTGACCACGGCGTTGGTGGCTGATCTGGTTGAGCCAGTAGCAGTAGATCCGGGCCAGAACAGCCATGATTAA
- a CDS encoding sensor histidine kinase gives MASVTGSPPMREGRRHSLGRRLILIYGLVSLLTGALVLGLSNFSLNRLEMSLQEIDMGIAIERVREEVANGGEGRPGRFFVGAPGSQRFPADLRPLAPGFYKLMRGQRLWHVRVLDEDNQRFLLMRDYTDYEHTQTTLVMVGLISLGGLVVLAVLLGLVTTRRLVRPIERLAARMTMRASLPPCSRLATDFPANEIGTVARAFDETYNHLELALQRERLFTADVGHELRTPMMAALSACEVLRDEEPLSAPADAQLQRIEASIQDMRQRLDTYLMLARGEGDCLGFPHASLAQAVDEQWQGSCERAQRLGLAPRLEHLPGATTPPTYPLPLLRTVLGNLLRNALQYAGTGSELLIRVGDTWAEVQDSGPGVPAHQHEAIFLPFTRGTQPSVDNLGLGLSLVKRICLSQGWAISVLSPPGGPTCFRLDCAPALQ, from the coding sequence ATGGCATCGGTTACCGGCTCGCCGCCGATGCGTGAAGGGCGCCGCCACAGCCTGGGCCGGCGGCTGATTCTGATCTATGGCCTGGTCAGCCTGCTGACCGGCGCGCTGGTGCTGGGCCTGTCGAATTTCAGCCTCAACCGCCTGGAGATGAGCCTGCAGGAAATCGACATGGGCATCGCCATCGAGCGGGTACGCGAGGAAGTCGCCAACGGCGGCGAGGGCCGGCCCGGGCGCTTCTTCGTCGGCGCGCCTGGCTCGCAGCGTTTCCCGGCCGACCTGCGGCCACTGGCACCCGGCTTCTACAAACTCATGCGCGGCCAGCGGCTGTGGCACGTGCGTGTGCTGGATGAGGACAACCAGCGCTTCCTGTTGATGCGCGACTACACCGACTACGAACATACCCAGACCACCCTGGTGATGGTGGGCCTCATCAGCCTCGGCGGCCTGGTGGTACTGGCCGTGCTACTGGGGCTGGTGACCACCCGGCGCCTGGTACGGCCCATCGAGCGCCTGGCCGCACGCATGACCATGCGCGCCAGCCTGCCGCCGTGCAGCCGCCTGGCGACGGACTTCCCTGCGAACGAAATCGGCACCGTGGCACGCGCCTTCGACGAGACCTATAACCACCTGGAACTGGCATTGCAGCGAGAGCGACTGTTCACCGCCGACGTCGGCCATGAACTGCGCACCCCCATGATGGCCGCCCTGAGTGCCTGTGAAGTGCTGCGCGACGAAGAGCCCCTGAGCGCTCCTGCCGACGCGCAACTGCAGCGTATCGAAGCCTCGATACAGGACATGCGCCAACGCCTGGACACCTACCTGATGCTCGCCCGCGGCGAAGGCGACTGCCTGGGTTTCCCCCACGCCAGCCTAGCCCAGGCAGTGGATGAGCAATGGCAGGGGTCATGCGAACGGGCACAACGCCTGGGCCTGGCGCCAAGGTTGGAACACCTGCCTGGCGCCACCACGCCGCCAACCTACCCCCTGCCCTTGCTGCGCACGGTGTTGGGCAACCTGCTGCGCAATGCCCTGCAATACGCGGGCACCGGCAGTGAACTGCTGATCCGGGTCGGCGACACCTGGGCCGAAGTGCAGGACAGCGGCCCCGGCGTGCCCGCGCATCAGCATGAAGCCATCTTCCTGCCCTTCACCCGTGGCACGCAGCCCAGCGTCGATAACCTGGGGCTGGGGCTGTCGCTGGTCAAGCGCATATGCCTGAGCCAGGGCTGGGCCATCAGCGTGTTGTCCCCGCCCGGTGGCCCTACCTGCTTCAGACTGGACTGCGCACCGGCGCTTCAATAA
- a CDS encoding response regulator transcription factor, with product MHILVIEDDLVILDNITRYLTRRGYIVDCAENGAQGLELARTGDFDLIVLDLMLPRLDGYTLCRHLREQSGRRIPVIMVTARDTLENRLEGFEAGADDYLVKPFALAELAARVNAVLLRASPAQKAVLQVGDLYLDTTTLALTRAGQALKLPPAPLRLLMALMQASPAVVARRKLEELLWHDSPPDSDSLRTHIHQLRHVVDKPFPHALLRTVHGIGYRLAADA from the coding sequence ATGCACATTCTGGTCATCGAAGACGACCTGGTTATCCTCGACAACATCACCCGTTACCTGACCCGCCGCGGCTACATCGTCGACTGCGCCGAGAACGGCGCGCAGGGCCTGGAATTGGCCCGGACCGGCGACTTCGACCTGATCGTGCTCGACCTGATGCTGCCGCGGCTGGACGGTTACACCCTGTGTCGGCACCTGCGTGAACAGAGCGGGCGGCGCATTCCGGTGATCATGGTCACCGCCCGTGACACCCTGGAAAATCGCCTGGAAGGCTTCGAGGCCGGGGCTGACGACTACCTGGTGAAGCCGTTCGCCCTGGCGGAACTGGCGGCGCGGGTAAACGCGGTGTTGTTACGCGCCAGCCCGGCGCAGAAAGCCGTGCTGCAGGTGGGCGACCTGTACCTGGACACCACCACCCTGGCCCTGACGCGCGCCGGCCAGGCGCTGAAACTGCCACCGGCGCCCTTGCGCCTGCTGATGGCTCTCATGCAAGCCAGCCCTGCCGTGGTAGCCCGGCGCAAACTGGAAGAACTGTTGTGGCATGACTCACCCCCCGACAGCGACAGCCTGCGTACCCATATCCATCAACTGCGCCACGTGGTCGACAAGCCCTTCCCCCACGCCCTGCTGCGCACCGTGCATGGCATCGGTTACCGGCTCGCCGCCGATGCGTGA